One genomic window of Caenorhabditis elegans chromosome I includes the following:
- the sol-1 gene encoding Suppressor of lurcher protein 1 (Confirmed by transcript evidence): protein MCRRAEDLVLLLIPILFGYFSHASEHECKCVLFNVTSGNFHSPEFPAPLEGVPCLFYHFQAPPDHIIRLTFDVFQLPPRIGVCSSSIMLFDHSTDGLIEFGERADFEFCGKEISSGRQFFSKDQHFLLQISSGKESSRGFRGSFLAIPKKNFTSDAVEMAECSYRVEKQKAIIYSPDYPYYYPSKVNCTYHIPQRKGFQIVVNSIVMDIGRDAILQIFESVEGKFEKRLIEMVTSVQKSIYVSSTSSLLIYFSAGNNDVERAVGFVIELQYSNAVWSQSPETASECQLNINSENFKEGQLSSDKIGRFTSSSLPTKCQIVLQGYPNEKISVKFTHFNLYVPDNKNVTKRCTEVDNLSADVRVGSRLSRIDEWCGKRAPPNLMSSSNLLQLEYNTKSSKAIRESTNDDIGFRLDYKFHTDWNMGNMKAKVDKKKECRFSFNSSEHTNGKLWSANYPGLYPRNLYCEYIFHGRNDQVVHIHFEYFDIEGFNQCDETTQSDYILFSNYQTHDRTNRRFCGKTAPKGPILSESNYFRMIFSTNDIFDATGFYAHYQFITQEKSQISRVKLTISSSQTPFSSFFLVILLFTFRYIANIF, encoded by the exons ATGTGTCGTCGAGCCGAAGATCTTGTGCTTCTTCTGATTCCGATcctttttggatatttttctCATGCATCGGAACATGAATGCAAATGTGTGCTATTTAATGTGACAAGCGGGAATTTTCATTCTCCGGAGTTTCCGGCCCCTTTGGAAGGTGTCCCCTGCCTTTTTTATCACTTTCag gcaCCACCGGACCATATAATTCGATTGACTTTCGATGTATTCCAGTTACCGCCACGAATTGGAGT TTGTTCATCTTCAATTATGCTTTTCGACCATTCAACCGATGGACTTATCGAGTTTGGAGAACGAGCTGACTTTGAGTTTTGTGGAAAAGAAATCTCTTCGGGACGTCAATTCTTTTCAAA GGACCAGCACTTTCTACTGCAAATTTCGAGTGGAAAAGAGTCATCGCGTGGATTTCGGGGATCGTTTTTAGcaattcctaaaaaaaactttacaagCGATGCGGTGGAAATGGCAGAGTGCAGTTATAGAGTTGAAAAGCAAAAG GCAATAATATATTCACCGGATTATCCATATTATTATCCATCAAAAGTCAATTGCACTTACCATATACCTCAAAGAAAAGGATTTCAG atagtTGTAAATTCAATAGTCATGGATATTGGCCGTGATGCAATTTTACAAATATTCGAGTCTGttgaaggaaaattcgaaaaacgtCTCATTGAAATGGTGACATCCGTCCAGAAATCAATTTACGTCTCGTCGACCTCCTCGTTGTTGATTTATTTCTCAGCTGGGAATAACGACGTCGAACGG GCCGTTGGCTTCGTAATCGAATTGCAGTACTCGAATGCGGTTTGGAGCCAATCTCCGG AAACAGCGTCCGAATGTCAGCTGAACATCaactcggaaaatttcaaagaaggTCAACTATCATCTGATAAGATTGGACGATTCACTTCATCATCTCTTCCAACGAAATGTCAAATTGTACTACAGGGATACCCAAATGAGAAGATTAGTGTAAAATTTACACATTTTAACTTGTATGTTCCGGATAACAAGAACGTTACCAAACG ttgcaCAGAAGTGGATAATCTGTCTGCTGATGTTCGAGTGGGGTCACGTCTTTCAAGAATTGATGAATGGTGTGGTAAACGAGCTCCACCCAATTTGATGAGTAGTTCAAATCTTCTACAATTGGAATATAATACAAAG tcATCAAAGGCTATTCGAGAAAGCACAAATGATGATATTGGTTTTCGATTAGATTACAAATTTCATACTGACTGGAATATGGGAAATATGAAAGCAAAAGTAGATAAAAAGAAAG AATGTCGCTTCTCATTCAATTCATCAGAGCACACAAATGGGAAACTTTGGTCTGCAAACTATCCAGGATTGTATCCGAGAAATTTATATTGTGAATATATATTCCATGGAAGAAATGATCAAGTTGTTCAtattcattttgaatatttcgaCATTGAAGGTTTTAACCA ATGCGACGAAACAACTCAAAGTGATTATAttctattttcaaactatCAGACTCATGATCGAACGAATCGTCGTTTTTGTGGGAAAACAGCTCCAAAAGGTCCAATATTATCAGAATCCAATTACTTTCGAATGATTTTCTCAACGAATGACATCTTTGATGCAACCGGATTTTATGCACATTATCAGTTTATCACTCAAGAGAAATCTCAAATCAGTCGGGTCAAGCTCACGATATCTTCTAGCCAAACTCCGTTCTCCTCATTTTTCCTTGTGATATTATTGTTCACCTTTCGATACATTGCCAACATTTTTTAG
- the C15A11.2 gene encoding Protein PXR1-like (Confirmed by transcript evidence): MGNKSKNTKKEGAEKKRSKTKTAKKKTSTLTHSKSVTSTDPKEYEKEKRRDDKDVLRMTKEDVGKERKKEAPKKEQSKDQLVKEQPKEQPKEQPKEQPKEQPKDQAKDVVKDIAKPPLKEQPKEQPKEQPKKKEEEKTSKNMEISGMDMVMKDDGKKTKMDDGYEDFGPGAAQ, from the exons ATGGGCAACAAAAGCAAGAATACAAAGAAAGAAGGTGCGGAGAAAAAGAGATCAAAGACGAAGACAGCCAAGAAGAAAACCTCCACTCTCACGCATTCAAAATCCGTGACATCGACGGATCCAAAAGAATatgagaaagaaaaacgaCGTGATGATAAGGATGTTTTAAGAATGACAAAAGAAGATGTTGggaaagagagaaagaaggAGGCACCGAAGAAGGAACAATCGAAGGATCAATTGGTAAAGGAGCAACCAAAAGAGCAACCAAAAGAGCAACCAAAGGAGCAGCCTAAGGAGCAACCTAAGGATCAGGCGAAGGATGTAGTAAAGGATATAGCTAAACCCCCATTGAAGGAACAACCAAAAGAACAACCAAAGGAACAGccaaagaagaaagaagaggAAAAAACAAGCAAG aacatggAGATAAGTGGAATGGATATGGTTATGAAGGACGACGGGAAGAAGACAAAAATGGACGATGGTTACGAGGATTTCGGTCCAGGTGCAGCTCAATAA